A DNA window from Argopecten irradians isolate NY chromosome 10, Ai_NY, whole genome shotgun sequence contains the following coding sequences:
- the LOC138333531 gene encoding ubiquitin-associated protein 2-like isoform X1 — MMSTAVSTSRASSRQNKDKNAKAASRPQVKTEETSSKMHQATPEQLRLAQISQISEDETIFRQKVQQIIDLTGKTEMECEIALHDCQQDTEKAINMLLEGEHYQGEWRETGGKKKKRANPPNKTEPQQNSIDEKQDKNEQNFEPRERPDRSGDNRPESNSRRGRRFDSRPPRLARGRGRERGDGGFRGNRDSNDHDNKENGFGTFDKDRDTDNRGRGRGRGRGGPRRGGRGRNPRFDKGPQIDTWTNETAANAEKENAASPWESMEDWNEDTWTGSLSETKVFTATTTQEDPVSENTTPMADTTNTLGQRLDLGALLQKPTSDPSEPAYITQYNQQATESIKNSIGIGSSPRQNLGNQLGGSALTNHMQTGPLSSQLPSSSLSNQLSVSQQSSSDAINALVSSFGQNQTSYSQSSSGFSQSVSAYSQSPPGYSQTSSGFSQGQSTYSQSPSSVYSQNQTSAYSQSQSSGFSQNTGSVYSSNLEQNSGGQVDSVPSSQSGLQQRPKSQRTKLPPPSKIPASAVEMPGHMTTRLDVQFGTWEYGSDNSSPFSFGGESSVTSSMSSAGPSSTTQTITGHLPPQQVSSKPSESVISSSIMTTPPANSTSAMSGGDQTSPRTNIFHASPYTTPTKKDSASRSQNKMSPPEPIPFPPSQSDRKSSPMINSQHPGSSSSLSSGPLATSKPDSTNLNSFSQSTQGYASTTYPSQKTGLSTNSGRSSATGLSSSTGLSNAAGLSNSTGITNNSGLSNSAGLSSTSGFSHSSSSQPGSYQNQYQTGSNQYQTSQNQFPSGQNQYQSGQNQYQSSTQNQFHSNQNQFQNYGQSTGSSFQNSNSYSSGSGSYSGSSSQQTQGNLYPSSGTNSYQSTNSLYHQGNSSQTTSYQPQTNSSSYHGARDSQAGSYPTSVSRDSQSASFPANVSQSGSYPTSGSRDSQTGSSFQASVTQSSATSYQRDSQSALSTPATQTQSVYTTSQGYGTSPHQNSLPSNLQTSPLSGVSANKISETLSKMTVKDSSLDTRQSPQYDSSTSTTTSNLTTTTITTSLATRTTTPSAVVSTIALTTTVGSTKVMTAPSTSTTKNTPNLPPGVLLGHQYIMGQGTMPPYFGLQQPLYASYTDELQLQLQQRLPPTLANYNYDMSGFGVPTTMTGRDQNSLGNVPYSAADNKIGRVDAQSPIPASQQQSTQSAHQQQHFINLPYGYYYPSVLPSAAGFQYPTMFPVPPVTNTAHAGTTANTQYQKTYGASHAYASNKGGYEDLTQGSDFGKSSYGNPAQNKVSGVTGSVASVPGAADMPGSGYGKSHTQMILLTDKVKKYPHRSSSEAFDKQGFHAGTPPPFNLPLATGTQAGPLGAPTTPYGAAPFMNVPMMPPHNQMLHPNMQQQDSTTGSSRGSHVHSQQNSTQAKAGGAKAYANSNWNY; from the exons atgatGAGCACAGCGGTGAGCACATCCCGTGCTAGCAGTAGGCAAAATAAGGACAAAAATGCAAAAGCTGCATCACGCCCGCAAGTAAAGACAGAGGAAACATCTTCAAAGATGCACCAG GCAACACCAGAACAGTTAAGACTGGCACAGATTTCACAGATCAGTGAAGATGAAACTATATTCAGACAGAAAGTACAACAG ATTATTGATCTGACGGGTAAGACCGAGATGGAGTGTGAGATAGCTTTACATGATTGCCAACAGGATACTGAAAAGGCAATCAACATGCTTCTAGAGGGAGAGCATTATCag GGTGAGTGGCGTGAGACAGGtggaaagaaaaagaaaagggCAAATCCTCCCAATAAGACAGAACCACAACAGAACAGTATTGATGAAAAGCAAGACAAAAATGAGCAGAACTTTGAACCAAGAGAGCGTCCTGACAGAAGTGGCGACAACAGACCAGAAAGCAACTCGCGCAGAGGACGACGATTTGACAGTCGGCCACCTCGTCTGGCTCGTGGGCGAGGGAGGGAGAGAGGAGATGGTGGATTCAGAGGAAACAGGGACAGTAATGATCATGACAATAAAGAGAATGGTTTTGGGACCTTTGACAAAGATCGAGATACAGATAACAGAGGCAGAGGACGTGGAAGAGGGAGGG GAGGGCCTCGAAGAGGAGGACGAGGAAG GAATCCAAGGTTTGACAAGGGGCCTCAAATAGATACATGGACAAATGAAACAGCAGCAAATGCAGAGAAAGAAAATGCAGCAA GTCCGTGGGAGTCAATGGAAGATTGGAATGAAGACACATGGACAGGAAGT TTGTCAGAAACTAAAGTATTCACAGCAACAACAACGCAGGAAGACCCAGTATCTGAGAACACAACACCTATGGCCGACACTACAAATACTCTTGGACAAAG attGGACCTGGGGGCTCTCTTACAGAAGCCTACCAGTGATCCATCGGAGCCAGCGTACATTACGCAGTACAACCAACAAGCTACAGAGAGCATCAAAAATTCCATAGGG ATTGGATCCTCTCCACGACAGAATCTCGGTAATCAGCTTGGTGGCTCGGCTTTGACTAACCACATGCAGACTGGACCTTTGTCAAGTCAGCTGCCCTCCTCATCTCTGTCCAATCAGCTTTCGGTGTCCCAACAGTCCTCCTCTGATGCCATCAATGCGTTGGTTTCGTCGTTTGGTCAGAATCAGACTTCCTACAGTCAGAGTTCTTCAGGATTCAGCCAGAGCGTGTCTGCTTATAGTCAAAGTCCACCAGGGTACAGTCAGACTTCCTCTGGGTTTAGCCAAGGCCAGTCAACATACAGTCAGAGTCCATCATCTGTTTACAGCCAGAACCAAACATCAGCCTATAGTCAGAGTCAGTCCTCTGGCTTCAGTCAGAACACAGGATCTGTATACAGCTCAAATCTTGAACAAAACAGTGGAGGACAGGTGGATTCAGTACCTTCCTCACAGTCTGGTTTACAACAGAGACCAAAGTCCCAGAGAACAAAATTGCCTCCACCTTCAAAG ATCCCAGCGTCTGCAGTAGAAATGCCCGGACACATGACAACAAGATTAGATGTTCAGTTTGGGACGTGGGAATATGGATCTGATAATTCCTCTCCATTCAGTTTTGGTGGTGAATCTTCTGTTACCAGTAGTATGAGCAGTGCAGGGCCTAGcag tacaacacaaacaataacTGGTCACCTGCCCCCTCAGCAGGTGAGTAGTAAACCAAGCGAGTCTGTGATCTCCTCCTCCATAATGACCACACCGCCCGCTAATAGTACCTCTGCTATGTCGGGTGGTGACCAGACCTCTCCTAGGACAAACATATTCCATGCCTCTCCCTACACCACCCCCACCAAGAAGGACTCAGCATCACGCAGTCAGAACAAG ATGAGCCCTCCAGAACCTATTCCTTTCCCTCCATCACAGTCCGACCGGAAATCCAGTCCAATGATAAACTCCCAGCATCCAGGATCTTCCAGCTCTCTCTCATCTG GACCATTGGCAACATCCAAGCCAGATTCCACTAATTTAAATTCCTTCAGTCAATCAACGCAAGGTTATGCATCAACAACATATCCATCGCAAAAGACAGGACTCTCAACCAATTCTGGTCGATCTAGTGCCACCGGGCTTTCAAGTAGTACTGGCTTGTCCAATGCTGCAGGGCTTTCAAATTCCACAGGAATTACAAACAATTCTGGTCTTTCAAATTCGGCTGGACTTTCAAGTACATCAGGATTCTCACATTCATCTTCATCACAGCCAGGCTCTTACCAGAACCAGTATCAGACTGGCTCCAACCAGTATCAAACTAGTCAGAACCAGTTCCCTAGTGGACAGAACCAATACCAGAGTGGTCAGAATCAGTATCAGTCTTCTACACAGAATCAGTTCCATAGTAATCAGAATCAATTCCAAAATTATGGACAGTCGACTGGGTCATCATTCCAGAACTCCAATTCGTACTCTAGTGGAAGTGGTTCCTACAGTGGTAGTTCAAGCCAACAAACCCAAGGAAATCTGTATCCATCATCAGGCACAAACTCGTACCAATCTACAAACTCACTGTATCATCAAGGAAACTCATCACAGACTACGTCATATCAACCACAGACAAATTCATCTTCTTATCATGGTGCCCGGGACTCACAAGCTGGTTCTTACCCTACCAGTGTTAGTAGAGACTCACAGTCGGCTTCATTTCCGGCCAACGTGAGCCAGTCAGGGTCATATCCAACTAGTGGGAGTCGGGACTCACAGACAGGCTCGTCATTCCAGGCGTCTGTCACTCAGTCTAGTGCTACTTCTTACCAAAGAGACAGTCAGTCGGCTCTGTCGACGCCGGCCACACAAACACAGTCGGTGTACACTACCTCCCAGGGGTATGGTACATCTCCACACCAAAACAGCTTGCCATCAAACTTACAAACGTCGCCACTGTCTGGAGTGTCTGCTAACAAGATCAGTGAAACTTTGTCAAAGATGACAGTGAAAGACTCGTCCTTGGATACTAGACAATCACCACAG tATGACAGTTCAACATCTACAACGACAAGTAATTTAACGACGACAACAATAACAACATCTCTAGCAACAAGAACAACAACACCATCAGCTGTAGTGTCTACCATTGCTTTGACGACAACAGTTGGATCAACCAAAGTTATGACTGCTCCTTCAACAAGTA CCACCAAGAACACTCCAAATCTACCACCTGGTGTACTGCTAGGTCATCAGTACATTATGGGACAGGGGACGATGCCACCATATTTC GGACTGCAACAGCCTTTGTATGCAAGTTATACAGACGAGCTTCAGCTTCAACTTCAACAGAGATTACCCCCTACCCTG GCAAATTACAATTACGACATGTCAGGATTCGGTGTGCCAACTACCATGACGGGACGAGACCAGAACTCGTTAGGAAATGTGCCATATTCTG CTGCAGACAACAAGATTGGAAGAGTGGATGCTCAGTCACCTATTCCTGCTTCTCAACAACAGTCGACACAATCTGCTCACCAACAGCAACACTTCATCAATCTCCCATATGGCTATTACTACCCTTCAGTCTTACCATCAGCTGCTGGATTCCAGTATCCTACTATGTTTCCG GTGCCACCAGTAACAAATACTGCACACGCTGGAACAACAGCTAACACCCAATACCAGAAAACGTATGGCGCATCACATGCATATGCTAGCAATAAAG GTGGATATGAAGATCTGACTCAGGGTTCAGACTTTGGCAAGTCATCATATGGTAACCCAGCACAGAACAAAGTTTCAGGAGTAACAG GATCTGTTGCATCAGTACCCGGAGCTGCTGACATGCCTGGATCAGGCTATGGCAAGTCTCACACCCAG ATGATACTTCTTACTGATAAAGTAAAGAAATATCCACATCGGAGCAGTAGTGAA GCGTTTGACAAACAAGGATTCCACGCCGGAACACCGCCACCTTTCAATCTGCCCCTAGCGACAGGTACACAGGCTGGACCACTAGGGGCCCCAACAACTCCCTACGGTGCTGCTCCCTTTATGAACGTACCAATGATGCCCCCACACAACCAGATGCTCCATCCCAACATGCAGCAG
- the LOC138333531 gene encoding ubiquitin-associated protein 2-like isoform X2 — MMSTAVSTSRASSRQNKDKNAKAASRPQVKTEETSSKMHQATPEQLRLAQISQISEDETIFRQKVQQIIDLTGKTEMECEIALHDCQQDTEKAINMLLEGEHYQGEWRETGGKKKKRANPPNKTEPQQNSIDEKQDKNEQNFEPRERPDRSGDNRPESNSRRGRRFDSRPPRLARGRGRERGDGGFRGNRDSNDHDNKENGFGTFDKDRDTDNRGRGRGRGRGGPRRGGRGRNPRFDKGPQIDTWTNETAANAEKENAASPWESMEDWNEDTWTGSLSETKVFTATTTQEDPVSENTTPMADTTNTLGQRLDLGALLQKPTSDPSEPAYITQYNQQATESIKNSIGIGSSPRQNLGNQLGGSALTNHMQTGPLSSQLPSSSLSNQLSVSQQSSSDAINALVSSFGQNQTSYSQSSSGFSQSVSAYSQSPPGYSQTSSGFSQGQSTYSQSPSSVYSQNQTSAYSQSQSSGFSQNTGSVYSSNLEQNSGGQVDSVPSSQSGLQQRPKSQRTKLPPPSKIPASAVEMPGHMTTRLDVQFGTWEYGSDNSSPFSFGGESSVTSSMSSAGPSSTTQTITGHLPPQQVSSKPSESVISSSIMTTPPANSTSAMSGGDQTSPRTNIFHASPYTTPTKKDSASRSQNKMSPPEPIPFPPSQSDRKSSPMINSQHPGSSSSLSSGPLATSKPDSTNLNSFSQSTQGYASTTYPSQKTGLSTNSGRSSATGLSSSTGLSNAAGLSNSTGITNNSGLSNSAGLSSTSGFSHSSSSQPGSYQNQYQTGSNQYQTSQNQFPSGQNQYQSGQNQYQSSTQNQFHSNQNQFQNYGQSTGSSFQNSNSYSSGSGSYSGSSSQQTQGNLYPSSGTNSYQSTNSLYHQGNSSQTTSYQPQTNSSSYHGARDSQAGSYPTSVSRDSQSASFPANVSQSGSYPTSGSRDSQTGSSFQASVTQSSATSYQRDSQSALSTPATQTQSVYTTSQGYGTSPHQNSLPSNLQTSPLSGVSANKISETLSKMTVKDSSLDTRQSPQYDSSTSTTTSNLTTTTITTSLATRTTTPSAVVSTIALTTTVGSTKVMTAPSTSTTKNTPNLPPGVLLGHQYIMGQGTMPPYFGLQQPLYASYTDELQLQLQQRLPPTLANYNYDMSGFGVPTTMTGRDQNSLGNVPYSAADNKIGRVDAQSPIPASQQQSTQSAHQQQHFINLPYGYYYPSVLPSAAGFQYPTMFPVPPVTNTAHAGTTANTQYQKTYGASHAYASNKGGYEDLTQGSDFGKSSYGNPAQNKVSGVTGSVASVPGAADMPGSGYGKSHTQMILLTDKVKKYPHRSSSEAFDKQGFHAGTPPPFNLPLATGTQAGPLGAPTTPYGAAPFMNVPMMPPHNQMLHPNMQQDSTTGSSRGSHVHSQQNSTQAKAGGAKAYANSNWNY, encoded by the exons atgatGAGCACAGCGGTGAGCACATCCCGTGCTAGCAGTAGGCAAAATAAGGACAAAAATGCAAAAGCTGCATCACGCCCGCAAGTAAAGACAGAGGAAACATCTTCAAAGATGCACCAG GCAACACCAGAACAGTTAAGACTGGCACAGATTTCACAGATCAGTGAAGATGAAACTATATTCAGACAGAAAGTACAACAG ATTATTGATCTGACGGGTAAGACCGAGATGGAGTGTGAGATAGCTTTACATGATTGCCAACAGGATACTGAAAAGGCAATCAACATGCTTCTAGAGGGAGAGCATTATCag GGTGAGTGGCGTGAGACAGGtggaaagaaaaagaaaagggCAAATCCTCCCAATAAGACAGAACCACAACAGAACAGTATTGATGAAAAGCAAGACAAAAATGAGCAGAACTTTGAACCAAGAGAGCGTCCTGACAGAAGTGGCGACAACAGACCAGAAAGCAACTCGCGCAGAGGACGACGATTTGACAGTCGGCCACCTCGTCTGGCTCGTGGGCGAGGGAGGGAGAGAGGAGATGGTGGATTCAGAGGAAACAGGGACAGTAATGATCATGACAATAAAGAGAATGGTTTTGGGACCTTTGACAAAGATCGAGATACAGATAACAGAGGCAGAGGACGTGGAAGAGGGAGGG GAGGGCCTCGAAGAGGAGGACGAGGAAG GAATCCAAGGTTTGACAAGGGGCCTCAAATAGATACATGGACAAATGAAACAGCAGCAAATGCAGAGAAAGAAAATGCAGCAA GTCCGTGGGAGTCAATGGAAGATTGGAATGAAGACACATGGACAGGAAGT TTGTCAGAAACTAAAGTATTCACAGCAACAACAACGCAGGAAGACCCAGTATCTGAGAACACAACACCTATGGCCGACACTACAAATACTCTTGGACAAAG attGGACCTGGGGGCTCTCTTACAGAAGCCTACCAGTGATCCATCGGAGCCAGCGTACATTACGCAGTACAACCAACAAGCTACAGAGAGCATCAAAAATTCCATAGGG ATTGGATCCTCTCCACGACAGAATCTCGGTAATCAGCTTGGTGGCTCGGCTTTGACTAACCACATGCAGACTGGACCTTTGTCAAGTCAGCTGCCCTCCTCATCTCTGTCCAATCAGCTTTCGGTGTCCCAACAGTCCTCCTCTGATGCCATCAATGCGTTGGTTTCGTCGTTTGGTCAGAATCAGACTTCCTACAGTCAGAGTTCTTCAGGATTCAGCCAGAGCGTGTCTGCTTATAGTCAAAGTCCACCAGGGTACAGTCAGACTTCCTCTGGGTTTAGCCAAGGCCAGTCAACATACAGTCAGAGTCCATCATCTGTTTACAGCCAGAACCAAACATCAGCCTATAGTCAGAGTCAGTCCTCTGGCTTCAGTCAGAACACAGGATCTGTATACAGCTCAAATCTTGAACAAAACAGTGGAGGACAGGTGGATTCAGTACCTTCCTCACAGTCTGGTTTACAACAGAGACCAAAGTCCCAGAGAACAAAATTGCCTCCACCTTCAAAG ATCCCAGCGTCTGCAGTAGAAATGCCCGGACACATGACAACAAGATTAGATGTTCAGTTTGGGACGTGGGAATATGGATCTGATAATTCCTCTCCATTCAGTTTTGGTGGTGAATCTTCTGTTACCAGTAGTATGAGCAGTGCAGGGCCTAGcag tacaacacaaacaataacTGGTCACCTGCCCCCTCAGCAGGTGAGTAGTAAACCAAGCGAGTCTGTGATCTCCTCCTCCATAATGACCACACCGCCCGCTAATAGTACCTCTGCTATGTCGGGTGGTGACCAGACCTCTCCTAGGACAAACATATTCCATGCCTCTCCCTACACCACCCCCACCAAGAAGGACTCAGCATCACGCAGTCAGAACAAG ATGAGCCCTCCAGAACCTATTCCTTTCCCTCCATCACAGTCCGACCGGAAATCCAGTCCAATGATAAACTCCCAGCATCCAGGATCTTCCAGCTCTCTCTCATCTG GACCATTGGCAACATCCAAGCCAGATTCCACTAATTTAAATTCCTTCAGTCAATCAACGCAAGGTTATGCATCAACAACATATCCATCGCAAAAGACAGGACTCTCAACCAATTCTGGTCGATCTAGTGCCACCGGGCTTTCAAGTAGTACTGGCTTGTCCAATGCTGCAGGGCTTTCAAATTCCACAGGAATTACAAACAATTCTGGTCTTTCAAATTCGGCTGGACTTTCAAGTACATCAGGATTCTCACATTCATCTTCATCACAGCCAGGCTCTTACCAGAACCAGTATCAGACTGGCTCCAACCAGTATCAAACTAGTCAGAACCAGTTCCCTAGTGGACAGAACCAATACCAGAGTGGTCAGAATCAGTATCAGTCTTCTACACAGAATCAGTTCCATAGTAATCAGAATCAATTCCAAAATTATGGACAGTCGACTGGGTCATCATTCCAGAACTCCAATTCGTACTCTAGTGGAAGTGGTTCCTACAGTGGTAGTTCAAGCCAACAAACCCAAGGAAATCTGTATCCATCATCAGGCACAAACTCGTACCAATCTACAAACTCACTGTATCATCAAGGAAACTCATCACAGACTACGTCATATCAACCACAGACAAATTCATCTTCTTATCATGGTGCCCGGGACTCACAAGCTGGTTCTTACCCTACCAGTGTTAGTAGAGACTCACAGTCGGCTTCATTTCCGGCCAACGTGAGCCAGTCAGGGTCATATCCAACTAGTGGGAGTCGGGACTCACAGACAGGCTCGTCATTCCAGGCGTCTGTCACTCAGTCTAGTGCTACTTCTTACCAAAGAGACAGTCAGTCGGCTCTGTCGACGCCGGCCACACAAACACAGTCGGTGTACACTACCTCCCAGGGGTATGGTACATCTCCACACCAAAACAGCTTGCCATCAAACTTACAAACGTCGCCACTGTCTGGAGTGTCTGCTAACAAGATCAGTGAAACTTTGTCAAAGATGACAGTGAAAGACTCGTCCTTGGATACTAGACAATCACCACAG tATGACAGTTCAACATCTACAACGACAAGTAATTTAACGACGACAACAATAACAACATCTCTAGCAACAAGAACAACAACACCATCAGCTGTAGTGTCTACCATTGCTTTGACGACAACAGTTGGATCAACCAAAGTTATGACTGCTCCTTCAACAAGTA CCACCAAGAACACTCCAAATCTACCACCTGGTGTACTGCTAGGTCATCAGTACATTATGGGACAGGGGACGATGCCACCATATTTC GGACTGCAACAGCCTTTGTATGCAAGTTATACAGACGAGCTTCAGCTTCAACTTCAACAGAGATTACCCCCTACCCTG GCAAATTACAATTACGACATGTCAGGATTCGGTGTGCCAACTACCATGACGGGACGAGACCAGAACTCGTTAGGAAATGTGCCATATTCTG CTGCAGACAACAAGATTGGAAGAGTGGATGCTCAGTCACCTATTCCTGCTTCTCAACAACAGTCGACACAATCTGCTCACCAACAGCAACACTTCATCAATCTCCCATATGGCTATTACTACCCTTCAGTCTTACCATCAGCTGCTGGATTCCAGTATCCTACTATGTTTCCG GTGCCACCAGTAACAAATACTGCACACGCTGGAACAACAGCTAACACCCAATACCAGAAAACGTATGGCGCATCACATGCATATGCTAGCAATAAAG GTGGATATGAAGATCTGACTCAGGGTTCAGACTTTGGCAAGTCATCATATGGTAACCCAGCACAGAACAAAGTTTCAGGAGTAACAG GATCTGTTGCATCAGTACCCGGAGCTGCTGACATGCCTGGATCAGGCTATGGCAAGTCTCACACCCAG ATGATACTTCTTACTGATAAAGTAAAGAAATATCCACATCGGAGCAGTAGTGAA GCGTTTGACAAACAAGGATTCCACGCCGGAACACCGCCACCTTTCAATCTGCCCCTAGCGACAGGTACACAGGCTGGACCACTAGGGGCCCCAACAACTCCCTACGGTGCTGCTCCCTTTATGAACGTACCAATGATGCCCCCACACAACCAGATGCTCCATCCCAACATGCAGCAG